CAGGTCTCGAATCTTCCGGCTACTTCCGGTCCTTCGGAAGTCGCTCGAGCGCCATGTCGAGCGCGGCCCGCAACTCGTCCAGGCCAAAGGGTTTGGCCAGAAGAGATATCTCGTCGTTCGGTTCGACCCCGGGTAGTTCGAGCCAGGGATTGCCGGAGATGATGATCGTGATCATTCCAGGCGATTGCTCGCCGATTAATCGCGCTACCTCGAGCCCGCTCATCGAGCCGCCCAATTTCCAGTCGGCGATCAGGATATCGGACTGAAAGTGCTGGCCCCGCTTTACAGCGTCGTTGCCATCCCCGGCTGCTTCAACCTCGTGTCCGAGGCGAACCGCCATTCTGCACAAAACATCTCGGAATTCCGGTTCGTCGTCCACGATCATGACACGTGCCAAGTCGGGTTCCCTTCAGCAGGAATTCGCGATCGGTGGAACCGCATAAGCCGCGAGTTCCACCGTTACCGTCGTGCCCTTTCCCGCTTCGCTTTCAATCCAGATTCCGCCGCCATGTTGCCATACGATCCCGCGTCCTACGCTCAGCCCCAACCCCGTACCGGCCGTTTCGCCCTTGGTCGAATAGAAAGGCTCGAATGCGCGGGTCAATGTCTCGTCGGTCATACCGGAGCCTTCGTCGGACACACTCAAACGCAGGAGATCTCCGAACCGGATCAGCGTTACGAGCACGCACGCTCCCGAGGCGCTCGCATCGACGGCATTGCAGAGAAGGTTGATGATGACCTGCTCCAGCTCCGTCGCGTTTCCCAACACCAGGGCGGATTCCGTGTCGTTCTCGTAGCTGAGGTCGACTCCCGATTGTGCCGCGTAGCAGTGAGTGAGTTTTATCGAACGCCGAGCGATCTCGTCGAACTCGACCTCGATCATCTGCGGATCTTCTCGGCGCGAGTACCGCAGGACGCCCCGTGCGATCTCGGCACAGTGCCGCACCTGTTGGCTGATCGTGGCCAGAGCTTCTTCCCGCGCTCCCTCGTCGCGATTCAGCAGAGCATCCTCTGCCAGTAACTGGATGATTCCCAGCGGATTGTTCAGTTCATGCGCCAGACCCGCTGTGAGAGTGCCGAGCGAGGCCAGCCGGTCCGTTCTGGGCTGGACCTGATTCAGCTGTTCCAGTTCGGTTTTCGCCCGGCGAAGCCCCGCGTTCTGGGTTTCGAGCTCTGTCTGGCGGATCTGGAGCTCGCAGACCTGCCGCTCGAGATCTTTTTGCCGCTTTCTAGAGCTCATCATCCCCGAAATGCCCCTGATCGTCCTCTCTGGCGGCAACCTGCGAACTCTGCACCGGCCCATTCTCGATGATGAGTCTACGAAAGTGAGGTTGATCTACTTGAAGTGAGGTTGATTTTTTTCTGAATTGCAATTCACTCGTGCGAGCTCGCTAGAACGCTTGAGGGCCCGATGTCATCGAGAGTTCCGAGGGTCTGGGGTTTTCAAGGTTTTCGAAGCGGCAGAAATGGCCGAAAATGACCGGGAATGGTCGGAAATTCAGGCATTACTCATGGAATATTGCCCTTGTGACGGCGTATGATGTTCCATTGAGATTGGAACTGGGGCTGGGGTTTCTTGGCGAGAGGCGGAGCCTGACCCAGCCGAAAATGCGCCTTTCTGGACGGCCTGATCAGGATCAGGGACAGGATCTTCTAGTGATCTGGTGCGAGTCGAGATGATTTATCGATTCCTCGAATTCGAGCTTTCTGAGGAACGCTTCGAGGTTCGGAGGAACGGAGAGCCTGTGCTGACTCAGCGCAAGGCTTTTGACTTCGTGCGTTTTTTGCTCGTGAATCGCGATCGCGTAGTCACGCACGAAGAGTTGATCGACGCGCTCTGGGGAGGGGCGGCCCGGAGCCTGAGCACCATTCCGCAGTGCGCTGCCTCTGCTCGCCGGGCTCTCGGAGACAGTTCGACTCGACAGGCCGTGTTCCAGACCGTCCGTGGGCGAGGCTATCGGTTCGTGGCAGAGGTCGAGGAGGCGGATTCGACGACACCTTCACTGCGGGTGATTCCCCGCGGTGAAGCCGGAGACGAAAGCGACTCCGCGCCATTCGTGGGCCGCGAGGAATTGATGTCCACTTTGTTTGCAACGCTGGGTGTGAGCCTGTCCGGCGAGGCGCGTGTTGTTTTTCTGTCTGGTGAGCCGGGCATCGGCAAGACACGCGCTGTAGAGGAACTCTCGCGCAAGGCGTTGGAGCACGGCGCCTCGGTGTTGACCGGGCGTTGCTATGAAGGGGAAGGCGCGCCTGCTTTCTGGCCCTGGATCCAGATAATTCGGGAATGGAATCGAAACAACGACTTCGCAGATCTCTCCGAGGACCTCAAGGACGAGGCGAGGTTCTTCTCGAAATGGCGTCCAGAGGTCGCGGGGAAGAACTCGAATAACTCGGCACAGGCGGGTGAGGGCGCGGAGCTGCGCTTCGGGCTTTTCGACGCGGCCACCCGGGGGCTGAGAAAGTTCGCGGCGGACACCCCACTCGTCCTGGTGCTCGAAGACCTGCACTGGGCGGATCCCGCTTCTCTGGGTCTGTTGCGCTTCATCGCGGCGAGCCTGCGCCACGATCCGATACTCTTGGTGGGGACTTTTCGAGAAGACGAGCTGTATCGGACCTCGGAGTTGGCCCAGACCCTGGCCGGGTTGGCCCGGGAGCCGTCGTTCTCTTCCTTTTCGATGGAAGGTCTGGGACGTGAGGACGTAGGAGCGCTTCTCGAGCAGACCGTCAGTCGGGAGATCCCACCGGACCTGGTCGATTCCGTGGCGACGATGACCGAAGGCAACCCGTTCTTCGTGGTCGAGCTCGCGCGACTTCTCAATGCCGACGGGGCAGGGGCCAATGTCAAAGACCTGCCTCGAAGTGAAGGTCTTGAGTTGCCGGCGAGCATCACCGCCACCATCGAACGCCGACTGGGAAAACTGACTGCCGCTTCGCGGCGGCTACTTGCGACAGCTTCGGTCATTGGGCGCGAGTTCACGCTGGCGCGTCTTTCGGAAGTCGCGGGTCCCGACTATCAACCCGTTCTCGAGCATCTCGAGGAGGCGGTCGAGGCACGAATCATCGAACCGATGCGTCGTGTCCCCGGAACATACCGCTTCAGTCACGCCCTGATCCGCGAGACTTTCTACCAGGGGATTATGGGTCCCGCTCGGGCTCAGCTCCACCGGTCCGTCGCGGAGGCCCTGGAGCATCGCCATGGCGATTCGAACGACCCTCCCCTGGCCGCACTGGCCCACCACTGGTACGCGGCCGTGGCAACGGGTGCAGTCGAGAAGGCCGCCGAGTACAGCAGGCTTGCGGGGCTGGCGTCGGCGGCGAGGCTCGCATTCGAGGAAGCGGCCTTCCATCTGAGGCGCGCACTCGAACTCGCGGATCTTCGACCGGTTTCCAACGAACGCGAGCACTGCGAAAACCTTCTCGACCTGGGGAAGGCTGAGTGGAATTCCGATAACCCTCGGCTCGCGCGCGCCACTTTCGCGCGAGCCGCAGCGCTTGCGCGCCAAATTGACTCTTCCCAGCTTTTCGCGAGAGCCGCGATCGGCTACTACGGCTTCGAGCAGGGAATCTCCTCCGATGCGACGACGCGTGCGCTGCTCGAGGAGGCTGTCGGCTGGCTGGACGCGGATTCACCCGAACTTCGCGCGTGTGTGCTGGCCAAGCTCCAGCACATGACTCCCCACGCCGACCGAATGGAGACGCGACGCTCCATGAGCTTGGAGGCGCTCGATCTCGCCCGCAGCTGCCAGGATCCCCAGGCAATGCGCGACGCCTTTCGGGCTCGCGAAATGGCCACGGTTCCCACCGGGTTCCTCGATGAGCGACTCGAGTGGGAGGCGGAGTGTCGCGAGTGGGGCGAGAGACTCTCTGATCCGTGGCTTTCGTTGCTTGGAAACGACGTCGTCTCGTCACTTACCCAAGGGGACCGTGCGGGAGTGCTGCATTCGATGCAACAGAGTTCCCGTTTCGCAGCCGCCTCCGGAGACCGAATGAGTCGGTTCGTCTCCATTCTCCAGCAGTCCGGGTTCGCCATGATGGAAGGGCGCTTCGACGATCTGGGTCCGCTCATCGAATTGATTCCCGAGGCGGGCAAGAACTGCGTTTCCTGGTCCCAGAGTGCCTACTTCGGTTATCTCTTCGTCGAAACCCTCGAACTCGGAAAGTTCGATCAGCTGAAGCAGGATTGGTTGTCATTCTTCGACGACATCGTTTTGAGCTTCCCGAGTCGCGAGGTGATCGGTCACGCATCCATTGCCGTCATTCATTCACTGACTGATGATCATGCAGCGGCGATGAAAGAACTGGACCAGCTCCAGGATTGCTTCGGGATGGGGGCCGAGAACACGCAACATAATGAGAACTGGATCTTCGCGATGCGGTTGTTAGGCGACGTGATCGAGCGTTTGGGGACGAAGTCGCACGCCGGGATGCTTGCGCACGCCCTTGAACCGTCTGCCGAACAGGTCGTCTGTCATTCGTCGTTCCGCTGGGCAGGTGGCAGCGTCGCTTCCACGCTCGGTCTGCTCTCCTCCGTTCTCGGCAATTTCGAGGCTGGAATCGCCCAGTTTGAGGCCGGCCTGGCCAGGGAAACAGCGCTCGGAGCGAAACCCGCCATGTTGCGCAGTCAGGCTGGGTTGGCGCGCTTGCTGATGCGCCGTGGCACCAATAACGATCGATCAGATGCGCTCGCCTTGATGGATGAAGTCGTCACTGGGTGCGAACAGCTCGGGATCGATCCGCGCGAGAAGTACATCGCACCTTTCGAGCGTGTCCAGTGACCGTCGATCCTCGCTCGAGGATGCTTGCTGATGTAGCTCGATATTGAGGCGATAAGTCCTGTTCTGGATCTTGATCTCTTTGGCGTGATTCGGCTTTGAAATTCAGCTCAGCGACGGAAATGCGCGGTTCTTCTCTGGCTATATACTCACCCGCGCCCTCTCGAGGTCTGCAAACCGGAGAAAGAGCGCAAAAATTTATTCAGAATTCACGGTAGGCACGTATGATGGTTGATTGAGAGCAATCTCCCCGACCTTTTCGATGAGCGGGTCGGGCCAAGTTCAAAATTTCTTGGGGGGGGGATGCGCGTTTCTGGATGGCCGGGATTGAAAGCCCATTCTCGAACTATCGGCTGTGGTTCGAGTTGATCTTTCGTTTCCTCGACTTCGAGCTCGACGAAGAACGCTTCGAGATCAGAAGAGGTCAAAGACCAGTTCACACGCAGAGAAGGGCCTTTGATTTTCTGCGCTATCTGCTGTTGAACAGGGATCGCGTGGTCAGCCACGATGAACTCATCGAGACTCTCTGGGACGGAGCTGCTCGGAGCGAGAGCAACATCCCCCAATGTGTGGCTTCCATCCGTCGATCCATGGGTGAGCAAGTCGACCGCGATGCCGTGATTCAGACGGTACGGGGTCGGGGCTATCGTTTTGTGGCGGAGATCGAGGAGATCGCACCGGCCAGAAACTCTGCGGACGCACCTCCGCGCGTGGATCCAATACAGGCAGACTCCAGCTCATCGCCCT
The sequence above is a segment of the bacterium genome. Coding sequences within it:
- a CDS encoding response regulator, with the translated sequence MARVMIVDDEPEFRDVLCRMAVRLGHEVEAAGDGNDAVKRGQHFQSDILIADWKLGGSMSGLEVARLIGEQSPGMITIIISGNPWLELPGVEPNDEISLLAKPFGLDELRAALDMALERLPKDRK
- a CDS encoding HAMP domain-containing histidine kinase encodes the protein MMSSRKRQKDLERQVCELQIRQTELETQNAGLRRAKTELEQLNQVQPRTDRLASLGTLTAGLAHELNNPLGIIQLLAEDALLNRDEGAREEALATISQQVRHCAEIARGVLRYSRREDPQMIEVEFDEIARRSIKLTHCYAAQSGVDLSYENDTESALVLGNATELEQVIINLLCNAVDASASGACVLVTLIRFGDLLRLSVSDEGSGMTDETLTRAFEPFYSTKGETAGTGLGLSVGRGIVWQHGGGIWIESEAGKGTTVTVELAAYAVPPIANSC
- a CDS encoding AAA family ATPase: MIYRFLEFELSEERFEVRRNGEPVLTQRKAFDFVRFLLVNRDRVVTHEELIDALWGGAARSLSTIPQCAASARRALGDSSTRQAVFQTVRGRGYRFVAEVEEADSTTPSLRVIPRGEAGDESDSAPFVGREELMSTLFATLGVSLSGEARVVFLSGEPGIGKTRAVEELSRKALEHGASVLTGRCYEGEGAPAFWPWIQIIREWNRNNDFADLSEDLKDEARFFSKWRPEVAGKNSNNSAQAGEGAELRFGLFDAATRGLRKFAADTPLVLVLEDLHWADPASLGLLRFIAASLRHDPILLVGTFREDELYRTSELAQTLAGLAREPSFSSFSMEGLGREDVGALLEQTVSREIPPDLVDSVATMTEGNPFFVVELARLLNADGAGANVKDLPRSEGLELPASITATIERRLGKLTAASRRLLATASVIGREFTLARLSEVAGPDYQPVLEHLEEAVEARIIEPMRRVPGTYRFSHALIRETFYQGIMGPARAQLHRSVAEALEHRHGDSNDPPLAALAHHWYAAVATGAVEKAAEYSRLAGLASAARLAFEEAAFHLRRALELADLRPVSNEREHCENLLDLGKAEWNSDNPRLARATFARAAALARQIDSSQLFARAAIGYYGFEQGISSDATTRALLEEAVGWLDADSPELRACVLAKLQHMTPHADRMETRRSMSLEALDLARSCQDPQAMRDAFRAREMATVPTGFLDERLEWEAECREWGERLSDPWLSLLGNDVVSSLTQGDRAGVLHSMQQSSRFAAASGDRMSRFVSILQQSGFAMMEGRFDDLGPLIELIPEAGKNCVSWSQSAYFGYLFVETLELGKFDQLKQDWLSFFDDIVLSFPSREVIGHASIAVIHSLTDDHAAAMKELDQLQDCFGMGAENTQHNENWIFAMRLLGDVIERLGTKSHAGMLAHALEPSAEQVVCHSSFRWAGGSVASTLGLLSSVLGNFEAGIAQFEAGLARETALGAKPAMLRSQAGLARLLMRRGTNNDRSDALALMDEVVTGCEQLGIDPREKYIAPFERVQ